In Calliopsis andreniformis isolate RMS-2024a chromosome 9, iyCalAndr_principal, whole genome shotgun sequence, the genomic window CTTCCCGAAAGCATCCACGAATCCATCACTAAACTTTACGCAACTGTGGTTACACAAGAGCGACGACTTATCTGCGTGGAACCTCGAACTAGATTTTTCCCAGGGAAATCAAGTGGTTGTTCCTAAATCAAACAATCGACATCGGAAAAAGTTTCGGTCATAGTATCTCGCCGATTCGGCAGGGCTGCATGCTTCTCGACCGCAAAACTTCGGGCCACTCGTTGCCGCATTTTTCCAGAGTCGATCGCGTGTGCTGGCCCTCGGCACGCCAGTAAATTTCACATCCACGCAGGCGCACTACAGCACCACCACCGTCTCGTTTTTTTCCCTCCCCTTGAAACGGCATAAATCACGCGCTTCGTTTTCTCATCACATCTAGAAAGTATATCCGACAGATTTACGGTATGTATAAATTACTACACAACCTGGATGTTTGTCGAAGCTGGATGCTCTATTGAATCATTTACTAGCACCCGACACCCTACCTTTGCTCCCCGTATCTGCCTGCCCTCTCTCTCTGCCTTTCAGGGCACCGATAGCGGAAGCTCTGTTTGCCGAAGAATCATTCCCGAGCGTCACCTCAAACAGAACGAAATGCTTATTTACGATCGCGAGACGCAGGACGTGCGAGCTGGATCGTATATAAATCTAGTATTTCGCCAGGTAGATGCAACGAACGTTTTCAGTATGGCGACAATCAGTGCAGCCGATCCAGCATCCTGTTTGATTGATTCTAAGTCGCAGGCCTGCCCTAGGACTGACAAACCAACGGCACCATTGCTCGATGCCGACGTCGTTAAGATCGTCGAACGGAAACTTCGCTCGAGCAATTTTCGTATCTTGAGATGGAGCTTGGACAGTCTAGGGGAGGTGAATGGCTACTTGGGCTCGTACTACACGCTCAGTGTCACAGTGAGGAGCGACGACAAATCGAGGGACCTGAAATTCTTTGCGAAAACCCTACCACCGAGTAGCAGTCCGCAGAGTAACTTTATCCTTCGCACGAATACGTTCAACAAGGAGATAGAAGTCTATAGCAAAGTGCTGCCGAGCATAGGGAGAGGACACGGTCCTAAGTGGTTACCAGATTTCTATTACGGCAAGAACAACGTCATAATGGTGTTGGAGGACGCTAAAGAAGAGGGCTACACTACCCCAGACAAATACGTGCCCCTTGATGAGGAGCATTGCGTCTGTATGTTAAAAGCGTTCGCGCAGCTCCACTCGAGGTCCCTAATCCAGGACGAGAAGCTTCGTCGTAGCACTGGTCAGACGATACTCGACCTCTATGGACACCTGCTGAAGGAAGTGGCTTTCGTCGAAGAAGAAGAGATGGCGAGAAAGTATCTCTCCTCCTGTACCACTGGCGCCGCCACGTTGGTCGATCTCCTGGAGAGTATACCCGAGCATGAGAAGGCCTCGGTGAAGAGTCGTCTGACCAATTGGATGCGCAATCTACCGAAGCTGCTCCAGTCGTTTGAGAAATACAGAAACGTGATGTGCCATCGGGATACTTGGGCGAATAATATCATGTTCAAAAGGGACTCGAACGGTAAGCCGATCGGTTGCTACCTGGTGGACTTTCAGTTCCTACGGTACAGTCCGCCAGCCGTCGACTTCGTCTTCTGCATCTACTTGATGACCGATCGCGCGACCAGACGTCGATGCTTCGACTCGTTCGTTCGAATCTACCGTG contains:
- the LOC143183415 gene encoding uncharacterized protein LOC143183415 → MATISAADPASCLIDSKSQACPRTDKPTAPLLDADVVKIVERKLRSSNFRILRWSLDSLGEVNGYLGSYYTLSVTVRSDDKSRDLKFFAKTLPPSSSPQSNFILRTNTFNKEIEVYSKVLPSIGRGHGPKWLPDFYYGKNNVIMVLEDAKEEGYTTPDKYVPLDEEHCVCMLKAFAQLHSRSLIQDEKLRRSTGQTILDLYGHLLKEVAFVEEEEMARKYLSSCTTGAATLVDLLESIPEHEKASVKSRLTNWMRNLPKLLQSFEKYRNVMCHRDTWANNIMFKRDSNGKPIGCYLVDFQFLRYSPPAVDFVFCIYLMTDRATRRRCFDSFVRIYREAMRQELASEGLDLEKCIPLAEFVESCEEIIPIAMVYSITNMQIMLLTKEAADRYFVDCPDQLEYVLYGDRRRDLVLSQCRIVKAYLTRIGEIIEEAKDLLTDNPPNC